One part of the Paenibacillus silvisoli genome encodes these proteins:
- the pilM gene encoding pilus assembly protein PilM: protein MTAQTTASGYKQRVLAADIGTRSVIGLIGYYENGKLIVEHGEVEYHKDRVMIDGQIHDIDGVTESIRAIKEKLELASGQTFTEVAIAAAGRSLITGSAQLAQDIDETKAIEKHVIDSLEMGCLQQLYAELLEASPEMKDYFCIGHTVVHYYLNDKAMLSLLGHKGRTVKVDLIATFLPRVVVDSLYAAVSRIGLDVSYLTLEPIAAIEVAVPSNIRLLNIALVDIGAGTSDIAITKDGTVVAYAMTSTAGDEITEAIAKAYLMDFDSAELLKCCLCEQPVQTYKDIFGMEHEKSSDEILDMLTDVMDVIAKNIADHIWEKNGKAPSAVFLTGGGSKIPRLSRKVAGYLELPPERVSTRDRSTIPNVQVERFGLTGPEVITPIGILAKAVSHLGRDFVEVYVNGASVKLINTKTLKVIDALMLVGFNPHHLIAKAGESFDVYVNGRKKTVFGDAGEPGEIVVNGRPASISTPIQPKDSIAVVPAQHGKRRDMKVQQLIDVNAGFLLNGDFVQAVTSISVNGQAVEGDMLLGDQDSITYDGIVTVEDLRGRFAIGSEDEVLVNGIAADGSTVIRTHDRISIEAREDAERRAEAEASSVEAVEEEPPPYIMITYNGEPLQLPGDRELVFVNLFDYISFDRTKRLGSLHMTHNGEPVVYTKRMYAGDDIVIKWV from the coding sequence ATGACAGCGCAGACAACAGCATCCGGGTACAAGCAGCGAGTATTGGCAGCCGATATCGGAACAAGGAGCGTTATCGGCCTTATCGGTTATTATGAAAACGGAAAGCTGATCGTGGAGCACGGCGAAGTGGAATATCATAAAGACCGCGTCATGATCGACGGTCAAATCCATGATATCGACGGGGTCACGGAATCGATCCGAGCGATTAAAGAGAAGCTGGAGCTGGCAAGCGGCCAGACGTTTACGGAAGTCGCGATCGCCGCGGCCGGCAGGTCTTTGATTACGGGCAGCGCACAGCTGGCGCAGGACATCGACGAGACGAAAGCGATCGAGAAGCATGTCATCGACTCGCTCGAAATGGGTTGCCTGCAGCAGCTTTACGCGGAGCTGCTGGAAGCTTCGCCGGAAATGAAGGATTATTTTTGCATCGGGCACACGGTCGTTCATTATTACCTCAATGATAAAGCGATGCTTAGCCTGCTCGGCCATAAAGGCAGAACGGTCAAGGTCGACTTGATCGCCACCTTCCTGCCGCGCGTGGTCGTGGACAGCTTGTATGCGGCCGTAAGCCGAATCGGGCTGGATGTCAGCTATTTGACGCTGGAGCCGATTGCGGCCATCGAAGTCGCCGTCCCGTCCAATATCCGTCTTCTGAACATTGCGCTCGTCGATATCGGCGCGGGCACGTCGGATATCGCGATCACGAAGGACGGCACGGTCGTTGCGTACGCGATGACCTCAACAGCCGGGGATGAAATTACGGAAGCGATCGCCAAGGCGTACTTAATGGATTTCGACAGCGCGGAGCTGCTGAAATGCTGCTTATGCGAGCAGCCGGTTCAGACGTACAAGGATATTTTCGGCATGGAGCACGAGAAATCGTCGGATGAGATTTTGGACATGCTTACGGACGTCATGGACGTCATTGCCAAAAACATCGCCGATCATATATGGGAAAAGAACGGGAAGGCGCCGAGCGCCGTGTTCTTGACGGGCGGAGGCAGCAAAATCCCGCGGCTGAGCCGGAAGGTTGCGGGCTACTTGGAGCTGCCGCCGGAGCGCGTAAGCACGAGGGATCGGTCGACGATACCGAATGTGCAGGTGGAGCGGTTCGGCTTAACGGGACCTGAGGTGATTACGCCGATCGGCATTTTGGCGAAGGCGGTGTCGCATTTAGGACGGGATTTTGTAGAGGTGTACGTCAACGGGGCCAGCGTGAAGCTTATTAACACGAAGACGCTGAAGGTGATCGATGCGCTCATGCTCGTCGGCTTCAATCCGCATCATTTGATCGCCAAGGCGGGCGAATCCTTCGACGTGTATGTGAATGGCCGCAAAAAGACGGTGTTCGGCGACGCGGGGGAGCCTGGCGAGATCGTTGTAAACGGGCGGCCGGCCAGCATTAGCACGCCGATTCAGCCGAAGGACAGCATTGCCGTAGTCCCAGCCCAGCATGGGAAGAGGCGGGATATGAAGGTGCAACAGCTTATCGACGTGAACGCCGGCTTCCTGCTGAACGGTGATTTTGTACAAGCTGTTACATCGATTTCAGTCAACGGACAGGCAGTCGAAGGCGACATGCTGCTGGGCGATCAGGATTCGATTACATACGATGGGATCGTTACCGTGGAAGACTTGCGCGGCCGGTTCGCTATCGGGTCAGAGGATGAAGTGCTGGTGAACGGTATCGCCGCAGACGGCAGTACGGTCATTCGCACGCATGATCGGATATCTATTGAAGCGAGAGAGGATGCGGAGCGTCGGGCGGAAGCAGAAGCGTCGTCAGTAGAAGCTGTTGAGGAAGAACCGCCGCCTTACATCATGATCACTTACAATGGTGAACCTCTTCAATTGCCGGGAGATAGAGAGCTCGTTTTCGTGAACTTATTCGATTATATTTCTTTCGACCGGACCAAGCGGCTAGGCAGCCTGCATATGACCCATAACGGCGAACCGGTCGTGTATACGAAACGTATGTATGCCGGTGATGACATAGTGATTAAGTGGGTTTAA
- a CDS encoding 5'-deoxyadenosine deaminase, whose protein sequence is MGTTLVRNATIVTMNKQDDIIVGDLLIRDDKIEALGSQITSYDPATTTVVEAKGKLVLPGFVQTHIHLCQTIFRGRADDMALMDWLRTRVWPLEAAHDEESVYYSALLGIGELLKSGTTTILDMETVSHTDFAFQAIASSGIRAISGKVMMDDGGDVPAGLQENTAQSVAESTALLEKWHGYDGGRIGYAYCPRFVVSCSEQLLKEVRDLSFHYKVLVHTHAAENREEIEIVMRRRGMRNIVYLDHIGLTSPRLVLAHCIWLDDEEKDILKRTGTRMTHCPGSNLKLSSGIALVPELLEQGVVMGIGADGAPCNNTLDMFQEMRLTAMLHKVRCGPESMNARTVLRMATIGGAETIGLDHLIGSIEPGKKADLVMLDLNDFHTFPSYEADPYSRVVYAASRGNVSHVWVDGKLVVERGRVLTIDKRLVLREADRSIARLLKRI, encoded by the coding sequence ATGGGAACGACATTAGTTCGGAATGCGACCATTGTCACCATGAACAAGCAGGACGACATCATCGTCGGCGATTTGCTCATCCGCGATGATAAGATCGAAGCCTTGGGCAGTCAGATTACAAGCTATGATCCCGCAACGACGACCGTAGTAGAAGCCAAAGGGAAGCTGGTGCTCCCTGGCTTCGTGCAAACCCACATTCATTTGTGCCAAACGATTTTCCGGGGACGGGCGGACGATATGGCGCTGATGGACTGGCTACGTACGCGGGTGTGGCCGCTGGAAGCCGCGCATGACGAGGAGTCCGTCTACTACTCGGCGCTGCTTGGCATCGGGGAGCTGCTGAAGAGCGGAACGACGACCATTCTGGATATGGAAACGGTCAGTCATACCGACTTCGCGTTCCAAGCGATCGCGAGCAGCGGAATCCGCGCGATTTCCGGCAAGGTGATGATGGACGACGGGGGCGACGTTCCCGCCGGCTTGCAGGAAAATACGGCGCAATCGGTTGCGGAAAGCACGGCATTGCTGGAAAAATGGCACGGCTACGACGGCGGACGGATCGGATACGCATACTGTCCGCGTTTTGTCGTTTCCTGCTCGGAGCAGCTGCTGAAGGAAGTGCGAGATTTATCGTTTCACTATAAGGTGCTTGTCCATACGCATGCGGCGGAGAACCGCGAGGAAATCGAAATCGTCATGCGGCGTCGCGGCATGCGCAATATCGTTTATTTGGATCATATCGGCTTGACGTCGCCTCGTTTGGTGCTTGCGCACTGCATTTGGCTGGATGACGAGGAGAAAGATATTTTAAAGCGGACCGGCACGCGAATGACCCACTGTCCGGGCTCCAACCTGAAGTTGTCCTCCGGCATCGCGTTAGTGCCGGAGCTGCTCGAGCAAGGAGTTGTCATGGGGATCGGGGCCGATGGAGCGCCGTGCAATAATACGCTCGATATGTTTCAGGAAATGCGGCTGACCGCGATGCTGCACAAGGTGCGCTGCGGCCCGGAATCGATGAACGCCCGCACCGTGCTGCGCATGGCGACGATCGGCGGGGCGGAAACGATCGGCTTGGATCATTTGATCGGCAGCATCGAGCCGGGCAAGAAAGCCGATCTGGTCATGCTCGACTTGAATGATTTCCATACCTTCCCTTCCTACGAAGCAGATCCGTATTCCCGCGTGGTGTATGCCGCATCGCGAGGCAACGTCTCCCATGTATGGGTGGACGGGAAGCTCGTCGTGGAGCGCGGACGCGTGCTCACGATCGACAAGCGCCTCGTTCTGCGGGAGGCGGACCGCTCGATCGCGCGGCTTCTGAAGCGAATATAA
- the asnB gene encoding asparagine synthase (glutamine-hydrolyzing), translated as MCGFTGWIDWTDDLTKQSNILEKMTGTLANRGPDASGTWISPHCALGHRRLSVIDPANGAQPMVRTSDDDKYVLVYNGELYNALELKKELESRGRRFTTTCDTEVLLVAYMEWGPACVEKFNGIFAFALWDSKEQHLFMARDRVGVKPFFYAKQLGRLVFGSEPKALLAHPAIKPEVGPEGLAEIFIVGPARTPGVGIYRDLAELLPGHCAIYSRSGLNIRAYWKLESKPHTEDVQETARTVGDLLRDTVERQLVSDVPLCTLLSGGLDSSALTSLAVNYYNVTGQGNVHTFSVDYVDNDKHFKAHAFQPNADAPWIERMTTHLGTVHHSMVFDTPELVASLREAMLARDLPGMADVDSSLLLFCREIKKEATVAISGEAADEIFGGYPWFHREEALNAGTFPWSLAAGMRADLLSQDVAAWIRPLEYIGDRYSDAIAEVPHLDGEDAAARKMRQMSYLNITRFMPTLLDRKDRMSMAVGLEVRVPYCDHRLVEYVYNIPWAIKTAGDREKGILRLALEGVLPHDVLYRKKSPYPKTHNPNYLNAVRKQLLEVINEGTSPLLSLINVKKIRELAESEAASSNLPWFGQLMSGPQLFAYLLQVDMWLREYKVVIR; from the coding sequence ATGTGTGGATTCACGGGCTGGATCGATTGGACCGACGACTTGACGAAGCAATCCAACATCCTGGAAAAAATGACCGGAACGCTGGCTAACCGCGGTCCGGATGCCTCCGGAACTTGGATCTCGCCGCATTGTGCGCTGGGCCACCGGAGACTTTCCGTTATCGATCCTGCGAACGGCGCGCAGCCGATGGTTCGGACTTCGGATGACGATAAGTACGTCCTTGTTTATAACGGAGAGCTTTATAACGCGTTAGAGCTGAAAAAAGAGCTCGAGAGCCGCGGGCGGCGCTTCACGACCACCTGCGACACCGAAGTGCTGCTCGTCGCCTATATGGAATGGGGACCGGCGTGCGTGGAGAAGTTCAACGGCATCTTCGCTTTCGCGCTGTGGGACTCGAAGGAGCAGCATCTGTTCATGGCCCGCGACCGGGTAGGCGTCAAGCCGTTCTTCTATGCGAAGCAGCTTGGCCGGCTCGTGTTCGGCTCCGAACCGAAGGCGCTGCTCGCGCATCCGGCCATCAAACCGGAGGTGGGACCGGAAGGGCTCGCCGAAATCTTTATCGTCGGGCCGGCTAGAACGCCGGGCGTCGGCATTTATCGCGATCTCGCGGAGCTGCTGCCGGGCCACTGCGCGATTTACAGCCGTTCCGGGCTGAACATCCGCGCTTATTGGAAGCTGGAAAGCAAGCCGCATACGGAGGATGTGCAGGAAACGGCGCGGACGGTCGGCGATTTGCTGCGCGATACCGTTGAACGGCAGCTCGTTTCCGACGTGCCGCTCTGTACGCTGCTCTCCGGCGGCCTGGATTCGAGCGCGCTCACCTCGCTTGCCGTCAACTATTACAATGTGACGGGGCAAGGGAACGTTCACACGTTCTCGGTCGATTATGTCGATAACGATAAGCATTTCAAGGCGCATGCCTTCCAGCCGAATGCGGATGCGCCGTGGATCGAGCGGATGACGACCCATCTCGGTACGGTCCATCATTCGATGGTGTTCGATACGCCGGAGCTGGTGGCGTCGCTTCGCGAAGCGATGCTGGCTCGGGATTTGCCGGGGATGGCGGACGTGGATTCGTCCCTCCTGCTGTTCTGCCGGGAAATTAAGAAAGAAGCGACGGTCGCGATATCCGGGGAAGCGGCGGATGAAATTTTCGGCGGCTATCCGTGGTTCCATCGCGAGGAAGCGCTCAATGCAGGCACGTTCCCTTGGTCGCTCGCCGCCGGCATGCGGGCCGATCTGCTTTCGCAGGACGTAGCCGCGTGGATTCGGCCGCTCGAATACATCGGGGACCGCTATTCGGATGCGATCGCCGAAGTGCCGCATCTCGATGGCGAAGACGCCGCTGCCCGCAAAATGCGGCAAATGTCGTACTTAAACATTACCCGCTTCATGCCGACGCTGCTGGATCGCAAAGACCGGATGAGCATGGCGGTCGGACTCGAGGTTCGCGTGCCATATTGCGATCATCGTCTCGTGGAGTACGTGTACAACATTCCGTGGGCGATTAAGACGGCCGGCGACCGGGAGAAAGGCATTCTCCGCCTCGCGCTCGAAGGCGTGCTGCCGCATGACGTGCTCTACCGGAAGAAGAGCCCGTATCCGAAGACACATAACCCGAACTACTTGAACGCCGTGCGCAAGCAGCTGCTCGAGGTGATCAATGAAGGCACCTCCCCGCTGCTGTCGCTCATCAATGTGAAGAAGATCCGCGAGCTCGCGGAATCCGAGGCCGCCAGCAGCAACCTGCCATGGTTCGGCCAGCTGATGTCCGGGCCGCAGCTGTTCGCGTACTTGCTGCAGGTGGATATGTGGCTGCGCGAGTATAAGGTCGTTATTCGCTAA
- the rph gene encoding ribonuclease PH: MRIDGREANELRPVTITLNPNKYAEGSVLIEFGDTKVLCTASVEERVPPFMKGQGKGWITAEYSMLPRATQVRNHRESAKGKLTGRTMEIQRLIGRALRSVVDLHALGERTITLDCDVLQADGGTRTTSITGAFVALALAVNKLNGNHEFAKYPITDYLASVSVGVIGERTLLDLNYDEDSKAKVDMNVVMTGAGKFVEVQGTGEEAPFSREEFNALLASAEAGIGSLIAKQRDALGLMGSRIGTANV; encoded by the coding sequence ATGAGAATAGATGGACGAGAGGCAAACGAGCTGCGGCCTGTGACGATTACGCTCAATCCGAACAAATATGCGGAAGGCTCGGTGCTGATCGAGTTTGGCGATACGAAGGTGCTGTGCACGGCATCGGTGGAGGAGCGCGTTCCGCCCTTCATGAAAGGGCAGGGCAAAGGCTGGATCACGGCGGAATATTCGATGCTGCCGCGGGCTACCCAGGTGCGCAACCATCGCGAATCGGCGAAAGGGAAGCTGACCGGCCGCACGATGGAAATTCAGCGCTTGATCGGCCGCGCGCTGCGCTCCGTCGTTGATTTGCACGCGCTAGGCGAGCGTACGATTACGCTGGATTGCGATGTTCTTCAAGCGGACGGGGGCACGCGCACGACGTCGATCACCGGCGCATTCGTAGCGCTGGCGCTGGCTGTCAATAAGCTGAACGGCAATCATGAATTCGCAAAATATCCGATTACCGACTATTTGGCTTCGGTCAGCGTCGGCGTCATTGGGGAACGCACTTTGCTTGATCTTAATTACGACGAGGATTCGAAGGCCAAGGTCGATATGAACGTGGTCATGACCGGAGCGGGCAAATTCGTCGAGGTGCAAGGCACCGGCGAAGAAGCGCCGTTCTCGCGCGAGGAGTTTAACGCTTTGCTGGCCAGCGCGGAAGCGGGCATCGGCAGCCTGATCGCGAAGCAAAGGGATGCGCTGGGCCTCATGGGCAGCCGGATCGGAACGGCGAACGTATGA
- a CDS encoding non-canonical purine NTP pyrophosphatase — protein sequence MTQLSGDTIVVATKNAGKVREFAHAFGKLGKNVVSMFDYPNLPDVVEDGTTFAENARKKARTVAEALGLPVLADDSGLEVARLGGVPGVYSARYSGEGATDASNNAKLLVELAAASLRDAAAAGGLEQLADGTKLLSDARFVCALALYDPASGEFVESEGYVSGAIMDKPRGNGGFGYDPLFYLKEHGKGIAELAMEEKQAISHRGAALASLLDKLA from the coding sequence ATGACGCAACTGAGCGGGGACACCATTGTAGTCGCAACGAAAAATGCCGGCAAAGTTCGGGAGTTCGCGCACGCGTTCGGCAAGCTGGGCAAAAACGTCGTCAGCATGTTCGATTACCCGAACCTGCCGGACGTCGTGGAAGACGGGACGACCTTCGCGGAGAACGCCCGCAAGAAGGCGCGCACCGTAGCGGAAGCGCTCGGCCTGCCGGTGCTGGCCGACGACTCCGGCCTTGAGGTGGCGCGGCTCGGCGGCGTTCCTGGCGTATATTCGGCGCGCTACTCTGGTGAAGGCGCGACCGATGCGAGCAACAATGCGAAGCTGCTGGTTGAGCTGGCCGCAGCCTCCTTGCGCGATGCTGCTGCGGCAGGCGGGCTGGAGCAGCTTGCCGATGGGACGAAGCTGCTCAGCGATGCGCGCTTCGTGTGCGCGTTGGCGCTGTACGATCCGGCGAGCGGCGAATTCGTCGAGAGCGAAGGGTACGTCAGCGGCGCCATCATGGACAAGCCCCGCGGAAACGGCGGCTTCGGCTATGATCCGCTGTTTTATTTGAAGGAGCATGGCAAAGGCATCGCGGAGCTGGCTATGGAAGAGAAGCAGGCGATCAGCCATCGCGGCGCGGCGCTGGCTTCGCTGCTTGATAAGCTGGCTTAA
- a CDS encoding SDR family oxidoreductase — protein sequence MTSQQQSPQRPSSFPPQHQNRQPGLESEMTPKPQFESFNYKPAGKLAGKVAIVTGGDSGIGRAVSLIYAKEGADVAIVYLDEHGDADEIKGIIEALGRKCITIAGDIGDPEFCKKAVYDTTSQLGGLDIVVNNAAEQHPKESIELITPQQLERTFKTNVFGMFYLTQAAMPHLKQGAAIINTTSITAYHGSKDLLDYSSTKGAQVAFTRSLAMNVVAQGIRVNAVAPGPIWTPLIPSTFDEQKVAKFGSDTPMKRAGQPEELAPAYVYLACDDSSYMSGQVLHVNGGEIVNG from the coding sequence ATGACATCACAACAGCAATCACCTCAGAGGCCTTCATCGTTCCCGCCTCAGCACCAAAACCGTCAGCCCGGGCTCGAAAGCGAAATGACGCCGAAGCCGCAGTTTGAATCCTTCAACTATAAGCCGGCAGGCAAGCTGGCTGGCAAAGTCGCTATCGTCACCGGCGGCGACAGCGGCATCGGCCGCGCCGTTTCGCTGATCTATGCCAAAGAAGGCGCGGATGTCGCCATCGTCTATTTGGATGAGCATGGCGACGCTGACGAAATCAAGGGCATAATCGAAGCGCTCGGCCGCAAATGCATCACGATCGCAGGCGATATCGGAGACCCTGAATTTTGCAAGAAGGCCGTCTACGATACGACCTCTCAATTAGGCGGTCTCGATATCGTCGTAAACAACGCGGCCGAACAGCACCCGAAGGAGTCCATCGAACTCATCACGCCGCAGCAGCTGGAACGAACGTTCAAGACGAACGTGTTCGGGATGTTTTATCTGACCCAAGCGGCCATGCCGCATCTCAAGCAAGGCGCGGCGATCATTAACACGACCTCCATCACGGCTTACCATGGAAGCAAGGATTTGCTGGACTACTCGTCTACGAAAGGAGCTCAGGTCGCCTTCACCCGCTCCTTGGCTATGAACGTGGTCGCTCAAGGCATCCGCGTGAACGCCGTCGCGCCCGGCCCGATCTGGACGCCGCTCATCCCGTCGACCTTCGACGAGCAAAAGGTGGCGAAATTCGGCTCGGATACGCCGATGAAGCGCGCCGGCCAGCCGGAAGAGCTTGCGCCGGCCTATGTTTATCTCGCTTGCGACGACTCGTCGTACATGAGCGGGCAAGTGCTGCATGTGAATGGCGGCGAAATCGTAAACGGATAA
- a CDS encoding GerMN domain-containing protein → MNHYRLFRRAALAGALALPILTTGCGLFSQPASESIDPPQNSSQNVDAVIDDGQTVAAGEQGDQSQMTLYLKDRNGLLAPVSVMATLGAEEKAGQKALEMMVEGGAYESEIPDGFQAVLPKGTAIKGLNIVPDQKLAVVDFGQSFADYNAADERKIVEAITWTLTSLPDIQKVEIDLEGQKLAEMPVDGMPIDDQLTRAVGINLEAAEGVDYSMSTPVTIYFSAVTPDNVSYYVPVTRLVNRSNNKAKTAIEQLISGPINDLPVKAVMTPDVLVKDVTKKDGIVTVELQDDSYQAGQPEPAEMLQAVVLALTENTGLGKVQIKLNGKTDFVDTNNQSYTEPVSRPEYVNAFKG, encoded by the coding sequence ATGAATCATTATCGACTGTTTCGCCGGGCAGCGCTAGCCGGTGCGCTCGCTTTGCCCATTTTGACGACCGGCTGCGGATTGTTTTCTCAGCCTGCCAGCGAATCGATCGACCCGCCGCAAAACAGCAGTCAGAACGTCGATGCCGTCATTGACGATGGACAAACCGTCGCTGCGGGCGAACAAGGGGATCAATCCCAAATGACGCTTTACTTGAAAGACCGCAACGGCCTGCTGGCTCCGGTATCCGTCATGGCTACGCTTGGCGCCGAGGAGAAGGCCGGCCAGAAAGCGCTCGAAATGATGGTCGAAGGCGGCGCTTACGAGAGCGAAATTCCGGACGGCTTCCAAGCGGTGCTGCCGAAAGGAACGGCGATCAAAGGGCTGAACATCGTACCGGATCAGAAGCTCGCCGTCGTGGACTTCGGACAATCCTTTGCCGACTATAACGCTGCCGACGAGCGCAAAATCGTCGAAGCGATCACTTGGACGCTGACAAGCCTGCCGGATATCCAAAAAGTCGAAATCGACCTCGAAGGGCAAAAGCTCGCCGAAATGCCGGTTGACGGCATGCCGATCGACGATCAGCTGACGCGCGCGGTCGGTATTAACCTTGAAGCTGCGGAAGGCGTGGATTACAGCATGTCGACGCCGGTTACGATCTATTTCTCCGCCGTAACGCCGGATAACGTAAGCTACTACGTGCCGGTCACGCGGCTTGTGAACCGTTCGAACAATAAGGCGAAGACGGCGATCGAGCAGCTTATTAGCGGACCGATCAACGATTTGCCGGTCAAGGCCGTCATGACGCCGGACGTGCTGGTGAAGGACGTGACGAAGAAGGACGGCATCGTTACCGTCGAGCTGCAGGATGACAGCTATCAAGCAGGCCAGCCGGAGCCGGCGGAAATGCTGCAAGCCGTCGTGCTGGCGCTCACGGAGAACACGGGCCTGGGCAAGGTTCAAATCAAGCTTAACGGCAAGACGGACTTTGTCGATACGAACAACCAATCCTATACGGAGCCTGTCAGCCGTCCGGAATACGTGAACGCGTTTAAAGGATAA
- a CDS encoding phosphatidylglycerophosphatase A family protein: MAKSSSYSLNSAKIAETTREWLTKRGVEIPQIAELVLFLQKDYYPDLTMQECEMYVEAVLTKREVQNAVLTGIQLDLLAEEGKLLSPLQEMIENDEGLYGCDEILALSIVNVYGSIGFTNFGYVDKLKPGILKKLNDKEDAQCHTFLDDIVGAIAAAASSRIAHRKQAEREGRVGPPID, from the coding sequence ATGGCAAAATCCAGTTCATACAGCCTAAACAGCGCAAAAATCGCGGAAACGACGAGGGAATGGCTCACGAAGCGCGGCGTGGAAATTCCGCAAATCGCCGAGCTGGTCCTGTTCCTGCAGAAAGATTATTACCCGGATTTGACGATGCAGGAATGCGAGATGTACGTGGAAGCGGTACTGACCAAGCGCGAGGTGCAAAATGCCGTGCTGACCGGCATCCAGCTCGACCTCCTGGCCGAGGAAGGCAAGCTGCTGTCGCCGCTTCAGGAAATGATCGAGAATGACGAGGGGCTCTACGGATGCGATGAAATTTTGGCTCTGTCGATCGTGAATGTGTACGGCAGCATCGGCTTCACCAATTTCGGCTACGTCGATAAGCTGAAGCCCGGTATATTGAAAAAGCTGAACGACAAAGAAGACGCGCAATGCCATACGTTTCTCGACGATATCGTCGGCGCTATCGCGGCGGCGGCCAGCAGCCGAATCGCCCACCGAAAGCAGGCGGAACGCGAAGGGAGAGTCGGCCCTCCGATTGATTGA